Below is a genomic region from Stegostoma tigrinum isolate sSteTig4 chromosome 36, sSteTig4.hap1, whole genome shotgun sequence.
TGAACATGTACCAAATAGCAATCATAATCCACTAGATTAGTATTCCAAAGAGGAAATCCACAAATCAGTGATGAGGTTCTGGATTAACCAAGGCTGAACCAGTACATTGCAACAGACAATATTCACTGTAAACTAATGGATAAAAACTGGTCAGCGGGAGATGTTCAAAAATATTATAGATACAGATCCTGTTCATACCATAAGGAGCAACAGCTCTACCAGGCATAAAAATAAAAAGCCATGGCTAAAAGAGGCGACAAATGTGAAACTAAATGTAAAAGCAGGAAAAGAGACACACAAGAAAGcaccaactttggcaagtgggaagGACACAAAGAACACTAAATTATGACATAACATTTAAGTGCTAAAAACAGAACTTTGAAGCTTTACAAGAGATAACAAAGCTTACTGTGTAAACAGAAAAACTGAGGGGTTGTCAGGAGCCACATGGGTTGCTTGGATCCTGATGTTTGtcaatgaaaaacagaaaatggtgggTACATTGAATAATTATTTCACGTCAGTAGCTACAGGTGAGGAACAGTGGAGTTCCAGAATGACTTATGGGCCCAGGTCCAGAGATCATTAATATGTCATAAACAATTACAGGAAAGGTTAACATCAAATATAATGTCTAATatcaaaggaattttaaaaaaacaaaaacaacaggACAAATATCACACTTCAGTTAAGCACTAGTGAGACTCCATTTAGAGAGTGGTGCAAGCTGTTTCACACACCACAGTTAAGGCAGGATCTATCAGCCTTGGcaggcgtggggggggggggggggggggtggaagaagaggaggaaataCAATGTGTTGATCAAACGGACCTCCCAAGAATTCAGCAATGAAGAGCGATCATGGTTGTATTACTGTAAGTTTGGAAGGTTTAACTGATGGTCAAGATATTAAATGAAACAAGATAGCACAGAGGAATATTTCCATTGGTTAGGAAGTCTGGAACTAGgaggaaatgtttaaaaatttaaGAGCTGGCTATTTCAGAAGTGAAATTAGTAGAGGTTTAGAACATTTTCACAAAAAACTTATGAATTTCAGTTGAAAATTAACAGACAGAATGACAGCTTTTTGTTTACTGATGATATTAAGCACATATGGGCAGAAGTGAGTATAGCAGGTTAAAACTGCAGATCAGCTATGGTCTAATGGAATGGGGGAATAGTAGAACAGGTTTGAGTGGCTAAAtaatctactcctgttcctgtaaaGATTAGTTAGACTGAAACACAGGCAAGGCATTTGGAGGGGGGGTACTAAACATTTGACAGTAAGCAAAAAATACTTGCGACTAGCATCTATATAATACCAAATCCTAGGAACAATCCTGCAGGTAAAGTGCAGTTGGAAATTTCAGGTTAATTTTCTTGAATCCATCCAAAGTTGAGACAGGCAGATTTTTGATCTTTCATGGAATCAAAAAAAATTTGGAGGTGATGCATTAAGTCTAAAATCAACCGTGTTCATAACAAATGGTGGACTATGCTTGATATACTATATGGTCTTCCCCTGTTCTTATAATTGGAtggttttaaaaaatatatttttggtcatgggatgtggatgtcatttattgctcatctgaCTGCTGGAGAAAGCattggtgagatgccttcttgaacaactgcattCTTTGGTGTAAGGACACTCAGAATGCTCTTAGGacgggagttccagggttttggccCAGCAATTAGGTATTCAGCTAATTGCTGTCATTTTGGGAACTTGAAATGATGTGGCACTTTTTCTTGAAGAAATAATATTCTCATTGGTAACACTAAATCGAAAAGTTCACCATTCTTAGAGTCAACTATTCATACCATTAATTTTCTACTCTCAAAGGTCTAGCCCATCAGATTTTTGGTAGCACGTAGTGAGTCATTGCTTTATTGAGCAAAAAAATGGATGGTGTGGCACCACCAGTTTGGAGTCCTGGCACAAAGGTAAAACAGCAGGTATGGGAAAGTTTCTCTTCATCACCTAGAATGTGTCATATGTCCAAAGCAGCACTAGCTCCTTCCTATGTCCTCTACCCATTTGGCTGCTTAGTCTGTGGACAAAAGAATAAACTGAATCACCGGAGGTTAGAGTTCACTAACACTCAAGCGAGCAATCTCAAAAAACCCAATCAACCCATCACATTGAAACACACTCTTCATTCCAAACTTCAACTCAAAAgtattttattttggaaaagtaaaCAAATTGGTCAACAAATTAAAATATAACCTGTAATGTAAACCATTGTGCATTCTTTGCCACCCATTAAAAAAATGACATTACTGCTTTTCACTTAAAACACGAAAGCAACACCGAGTCTTTTCAAAGCAAAGGGAATTATCTAAAATAGagacaaacaattttttttaaagaaagggatCATTTAATACTGTCTGTTCAAAAATAACCTGCACCATAGTTATAAAGCAAGCTTTTACAACACATGGGTTTATTTAGGAGGAAAACATCTATATGGGATATTTTTCAGAAGGCTGGCCAGTTCCAGTTTCCATAGTTAACAGTTTGACGGCTGTTATAGTACTTCTGCACCAAAAGAAAAGTAACAAGGTTAGTTTCTAATTAGTGTTGTGAAGGTTAATAAATTTATTCTAGAAGAACTAATTCTAGTATTTTAATGGGAGAAAACAGCAAATGAGCATTTTGCAGTGGTGCGTCGCATGCAGAATTAATGAGCTAATTTTTATAAAAGCAGATAATTGGGCAGTGAAATGTGATGAAAAATTGACAGGCAAATTTAGTAGCTGGTATAAATGAATGATATTAAGATGCTGGGCAATTATGTAAACATAGATTATTGCTCAAAGTAAAAGAACCCCTGTGATAAACATTTGGTCTTTATTTTAGCATATGGAGTTTTCAAAAATCTTCAAGTTATGAACAGTATAAGGTTGTTGCTCAAGGTTAGACTTCctggaagaagtttttttttgcacacaTTAATGAGTTTAAAAACACTCACCAAGACGAATTTTCACACAAGAATGCCACAGAACATCCAGCAGATCCTGATAGATTTCAGGTAACTGTTTTAAGGAAAGTAGCTTGATTAGTCTGGAAGAACACCTTTGAAGCTGTAATTctgtttgcaattttttttcctctgaaagAGTCGTCGGTCTCAGTTCTATTTTGTGCTCCTGGAAAACTTGATCAATTGTTACACCCTTGAGGCTGgaaaataatttctctttcacTAAATATATTGGAATAAAAATTGTGCCAGCCCTTATTACGTGGGGAAATGGGCATGTTCTAGAATAAATATAGCTTTCCAAGTAGGAAAGCAGTTTTTTCAGGGTCTGTTGGACTTGGCCATAGTTGCGCCAAATTTCTTTTGATTTTGACATCTTCAATGCCTCAAAGGTTCTTGTACCATTTTTTGACTTTACTGAAGATCTTAATTTTGGAGTTTCCTGCTCTTCGATGTCATGCAAACATGCACGCAAAACCTCTTCAGAAGTTTCAGCCACAGACTGTGTGATCATGTCACAAAGGGACTGATGAAGATGTGCAAAATAATTGTAAGTGTCATTCTCATTCTGTGTTAACTTGCCATTAGAGGATGAGTCCACTTTGGTTTTACAAGGTGTCTTGCTAGATTCGGGAGTAGAACTCATAATTGATTTAATTACATCAGGCAATATTCGCTTCAGAGGTTTCAGGGGTCTCAGAATTAATGCTGAGGGATCAACTGATCCAATTAAACTAATTTTTTTAGCTTTAGTAATGCCTTCAGATGGCAGAGTTGGATTATTTTCACCAATCTTTGGAGGGGCAGGTCTCAGtattttatatttattcatttctAAAATAAGGTGGTCACTTGTGCTGCTGGTTTCATTCAAGGCTTTAACTCTGTGCTCTCCAGATGGTTCTGTGTCTTCCTGTTTCTTTTTAGAACTCAGAGATTCTATagtattttcttccttttcatttgATATTTCAATCatacattttaatttttctctAGACTCACCAGAAACTAGAGCATGCTCAGTAACATTCAAAAGTGGACTTTTTGATTTAGTACTTAGGTCCAAGGCCATATCATCCATCGTGTTCATCCCAAGCTTTACATCACCACTGTGAACCACACACCTGGCATCACCATTACCACTTTGCTGAGGTTGGCCATTACTGGGTCTGTTGAATTTAGCAGAAAGGTTAATCTCCTGATATTGAGTATCTAAAGAGTTCTTCTTGCTTACTGCTTTACTGAGCTCATCTTCAGGTGCACCTTTCTCATTCATAGATTCTAAACATGCAGAAGCATCATCTGTTTTCAATTCATCATTCTTGAGTTGCAACTGACTGCTGGCCTTTGGCAGTCTTTTAGGGCCAGATGTATTGGAATCCAGATCTATGATACCATCACTTTTGctgctttcagttttattttccaaaGAACATGAACATGATTTATCACAGTCTGGTTGGCAGTTTGGACATTTTGAGAAGAACAGACCAGTGGCTTCCAGGTAAGCTTTGTAGGGTGCCAAACTGAACACATTGTTTAtgactggcattggaggggaaGCAGGAGGGGAAGCAGGTGGGGTTGCTCTCCTGCTTTCAACAGCAGCaggggaggaagcaggagagaAATTAATCACAGATGTTTTTCTGGTTGGACTAACAGTATAGCTTTTTCTTGGGCTATCCAATCTGACTTCTGATTTATTATTCAGGATTTCAGGTTCTTTATTGAAAATAGACCCACCATGATCACCTTTAGCGGAAATGTGAAAGCCTGGGCTATGTTCTTGCAGATAAATATCCTTTGGTCTTTGGGCACCTGGAGAGCCAGCAGGTCTCTCAAATGAACCCTTCAGGTGTTTGCCAGACAGTACAGGGTGAAAGGCACTGTGTTTGCTTATCAACTGCTGCTGACCAGTACATTCCATATTGTAAAGTGTGTTTAATGAATTGTAGCACTCTTCATTTGTTTGTGCAATGATGCGTGGTCTGAAATGCAACAAGTCTGGTGAAGAATGCTTTGCATTTGTTGGATCTTGACAAGATGAAGAGACTTTATTTCCAGGCAAACTCTGTTGCTCAAACTCTGTTGGTTGTGTCATAGGCTGTGACACTGGATGAACCAAAGGCCCGGTCACAGAGACACTTTTCTGCTGCTgtggaggaggaggacgacgacGAACAGGATACCCAAAAGATTCAGATGGCTGTGCGTAAGGATACTCTGAACCAAGCTGACTTGCAAAAGCAGAACTGGGTATAGGCATCCGCCCGCCTGCACCTGGCACTGGATAATTTACCATTTGGGCCTTATAGCTTCGTGGATGTAACAATGAGTAAGTACCCACACTTTGCTGGTTTGAAATAGTGTTCCGAGAATGCAAAACCTTTGGTTGAATTGGCACTGGATATTTTGGTGGCGATGGCTTATCACGATACAAAGGCAGTTGCATCTGTTGCCCTTCAGTCGTCACAAATGGATGCAAGGGAACTTTCTGCAAGTCTTGGATATTATGTATGGATGTGCTGCTATGACTTGGAACGCTGCCATTAGAGTTTTCATATGAGATCATGGAATATCTGGGATCCTGCAGAACATCACTATTGAAAGTTCCATATCCTCGACACAGAGGTGAACGCACTCCAGGTGGCTTTCCAGTTTCTTTAGTGATTCTGCCCACAGAGCTAACCTGTATACTTCCAGATCCACTATGCAATGAATTATTTTTCACAAGTGGATTGGCATATTGCTGATTGTGCACCAGTTGACTGTTAttcacaattaaacaactggaaGGAACAGGAGATGGCATCCtccattcagtttctggtccTCTTCTATAAAAATGATCTGTTGAATCTTCCAAAGAGAAACCAGCTCCCGAACAACAGACACTATTCCTATATACTGGTTgtggaaatgctacatttgcacAGTTACTAACTGTAGATAAAGCAGATGAAAATAAACTGTGTTTTCCAACTGCAGTCGAACACAGCACGGGTGGGAGATTTTGGCTTTTTCTCACGTTCTTTTGCCGTTCAACAAAACTGACCCATTTTGATCGAACGTTCATCAAATCTTTGACCAAGTCAAGTTTATCATTTGCATTTACAGACTGTTGAAATGGTCGGGGCCCAGTTTCAGGTTCTGTCTGATATAAGCGATTGCTAAGACTTGAAACGTGTCCTGGTGGTGACCGGTTATTTGGACCACCCATATGATGCACGCAAGGATGTGGCTGGTTCCAGACTCCTGATGGATCAGTTCCATCACGACTTTGAAGATGGTATGCTAAATAAGATCCAGTGTACTTGAGGGGATTTTCAGCAGCATAACTAGATAGAGGACTGGGTTTATAAAGTCCTGCCGATAATCCATTTTGATTGTCCTCCAGTCGTGGCATCTTACTACAAATAATTGAGTCCATACCATCAAGACTTCTTTTATTGGCCATCATGATGTCCCCAGGCCTTTTGCTGCTCCAGATAAAGGGAAAGAGCCTTaaccagaagaaacagaaaattaaacTTAAACCAGAACTTTGTACGGTTTAAAAAGGACACTGCATATCAATTGAAATAACAGTAGAATGCACACACTAATGTGGAAAATGAGCTTGAGCAATTATAGAATTGTTTCAACAGCAATTTTCAATATTATTTTACAACTGGAATGGATTTTATTGGAGTATATCTTGATAGCTAGAATGAAGTGTCAGCTAATATACAAAAATACAAACAATCCCAATAATGATACGAGCTAACGTGTTGGTAATTATTCATTTATAACAACAGCTAAGACAGTCATAAGCCCTGCGCAGCACAACAGGACACTCAACTGTGCATTGGTATTTTGAATAACCCAGAACACAGTCTGTTGGAAACATCATCTACATAGAACTGTTAACAGTGGCACACAAGGGGATTCTGTCACTCAACATAATTCATAAGATAGTTATTTGGTAGTCTGAAACTTTGAGTATTGCTGGAAAGAGACACGCTGTCAAAGCTTAATAAAAACTTGAAGGAgctgcatatgctgtaaatcaggaataaacaCACAATATGCTAGAAaattgaatgttctgagaaagggtcaccggacccgaaacgctagCTCAGATttttctgccaggcctgctgagctttttcagcaaaatTCTGTTTTTGAGTGCTGccaaagctttttgttttgcaatcatcaggacaatttgcaggAATTTCAAAGTTTTAAACCAAGCCTGGAAATTAACTGTCAGTTATTAACTAGTACATTCTTCTTGGCAACACCTCTACCAGACAGCATCTGCTAACTGATCAGCACACTCCTCAGTGTAAATGTTGGTTTCCCTCAAATTGGTGTCAATAAATTGTTTTGAGtgtaaaatgaaaagcttcaaactGTCTTTTCAATAATTCGTAGTAGCGAATCAAACTTAAGTATTCCTCTGGTTCCTCGTCTCTTTTTAGTTATGATATAATTCCTTGTATTTGCAGTTTTTATTTGCTTTATTAGGAATACAATAGATGACAACATTTGCAAGGGAGTGACTTCAATTCTCAAAAATGTTTAGTGAGGACCAGGCACAAGTAATAATGTAAAAACATAAAATATAGTTTAACATAACTTAAACCATAAATTAAAATCAATTACCTGCTCAATTTGTGACATGTTAACCCTCTAATTAACAATTTTGCCTtaattatgtttttttaaaatctgattacCTGAAACATTTACACGACAAACCTGTCCTTACTCGCTGCTTAGTTGTCAAAAGTAATTCATCTATATTTTGTAATGAATGATGGCTTAATTATTAACCTATTACAGTTTTTAAACAAAGTTGTGAAACACAAATAGCAGAACGTGGAAATTAAGGAATCCCTTCAAAATTGCAGGCTATGAAATATACAGACAACATGCACGACTATTATATATCCTCCACTTAATTTCATGGCAACTCTTATAGCCTTACAATCAGCATATTTGCAGTATAAAAACACTCATGCTTACATAGCTCTCTCCTTAAATCCTAAGTCCAAAGTCATCTCCTTAGTAGTTTTCACATAAGCCCATGGGGCAAATAAAAAGCAGCTGTGAGTACTTTGCAACAGTTTGCTCTCAAAACTGAACTGAATGTAATCAAAAATTTGTAACAAAAACAAGATACTCAGCAAACCCCATACCTTCACCACACTATTAactccatgattttataactaTACATCACTTCCTTGAGGCTATCCTGCAGATTGATGCTTTCTGACTATAATGCTTAAGAAAAAGATATTTATTAAGGACTTCTAGCTCATTAAAGGCATATCCAACAATCTGCTCTAAAAATTCTGCTCATGTCGTTATGACAAACGCCACACACAGCAACCGAGACAAATTGCACATTCTGAAAACAGTCAATTTTCCTTATCCTCCAATGCTAACGTCACAAAAAGAGGTGATCAGTTCTTCCATGGGTCATACCTCATGTACCAAGTtttgttaaaattcattcatcagtttttaaaatatattgctcACAGTAATGAAAATATTTCTCTGCCGTTAAAGTTATTCATTAGTATTGCAGAGATGCACGTCCAATGGACAACAGACATTCCACTTAAGAATAGAGTCTGAAAGTTGAACAAACTGTCCTAGAGTATTTCCAGAATCTGCCAAAGAACTATCTAGAGGTAGGATCTCAATATACAACCTTCCCTGAATTTGgatctttgaattcaataaagatccaTTTGAACTGGAAATATGAACAACACAAATGCAGAGTTGTAAATACAATACAAGCACTTTGTAGTATGCTCAGTCAAGATTGGATTGAGAGCATAATTGTTATGAATCCATACTCAATTGTTGTATCAAATGCCAAAGGCTTCACATTAGGTTCTCATCTGCAAATCTTATAAGAGATACAAGAATAAAAACACTTCAATACGGTCATGGAAACCCACTTGAATCTAAGCTAACTGGCTTGATTACATAACTTATTTATCTATATGCTGTAAGACTATCAATTGATACTATCTCAAATAAGTGAATGATCAGTCAAGTTACGATTTTCTACTTCACGTGAACATAAATTGCCAAAAGCAAACATTTTTTGTAATTTTGCAAGATTAAGGTGGGGGCAAGGAAGAGAAAATGCTCTAACATTAATGAAAATAGAAATACAATCACAAACTGAATTCAACCCTAAAATTTCACAGCAACCTGTTTACAAAAAAGGTTTTCATTCCATGGTGCAGTTTCTCCAAATAACCACTAAGTGGCACACACACCCCAGGCTAAGCCTTTCATTGTGGAACAGATTGAAAAATACATGCTCATCAAATGCACTTTGCTGTCAAGGTGAgattgtgaattttaaaatggaacCATCGAGAAAAAATACAGAATTTACTGAGTCCCCTCTGTAATTTAAAGGAATTCAGATGATTTTTGGCTGAAGTAAAGATGTCCTATTACACTTAGCAACTTTTAGCATTGACACAATATTATAGTGCTTAAGCATAACAAAAGAAAAAATAGACTGAATATATGACAAGAATGTCATGCATGGGTCttccaatactcaatgcattCTCAGCCAAGTTTATAAATGAACAATCAATcctcatttacaaaaatgttccAGCATCTAGCATGCAGCTCATGACTACAACGAATATACAAGCAATTTTGATCTTAATTTTTATGgttattaaacaaatatttttgtgCAGTTGGTTGTCTGCTCATGACAAATGTTACAAAATATGGCAAAATTTAGACTTTAGATTAGCCTgctattgtttttaaaaagcaattcaAGACCACAAATAATAAAATTACGTACCATTATAAGCCTTTACTAATATGATCCATTAGCTTCCACAAATAAAGACACAAGCACAAATCAGTCAACTGATCAGA
It encodes:
- the c36h15orf39 gene encoding uncharacterized protein C15orf39 homolog — encoded protein: MMANKRSLDGMDSIICSKMPRLEDNQNGLSAGLYKPSPLSSYAAENPLKYTGSYLAYHLQSRDGTDPSGVWNQPHPCVHHMGGPNNRSPPGHVSSLSNRLYQTEPETGPRPFQQSVNANDKLDLVKDLMNVRSKWVSFVERQKNVRKSQNLPPVLCSTAVGKHSLFSSALSTVSNCANVAFPQPVYRNSVCCSGAGFSLEDSTDHFYRRGPETEWRMPSPVPSSCLIVNNSQLVHNQQYANPLVKNNSLHSGSGSIQVSSVGRITKETGKPPGVRSPLCRGYGTFNSDVLQDPRYSMISYENSNGSVPSHSSTSIHNIQDLQKVPLHPFVTTEGQQMQLPLYRDKPSPPKYPVPIQPKVLHSRNTISNQQSVGTYSLLHPRSYKAQMVNYPVPGAGGRMPIPSSAFASQLGSEYPYAQPSESFGYPVRRRPPPPQQQKSVSVTGPLVHPVSQPMTQPTEFEQQSLPGNKVSSSCQDPTNAKHSSPDLLHFRPRIIAQTNEECYNSLNTLYNMECTGQQQLISKHSAFHPVLSGKHLKGSFERPAGSPGAQRPKDIYLQEHSPGFHISAKGDHGGSIFNKEPEILNNKSEVRLDSPRKSYTVSPTRKTSVINFSPASSPAAVESRRATPPASPPASPPMPVINNVFSLAPYKAYLEATGLFFSKCPNCQPDCDKSCSCSLENKTESSKSDGIIDLDSNTSGPKRLPKASSQLQLKNDELKTDDASACLESMNEKGAPEDELSKAVSKKNSLDTQYQEINLSAKFNRPSNGQPQQSGNGDARCVVHSGDVKLGMNTMDDMALDLSTKSKSPLLNVTEHALVSGESREKLKCMIEISNEKEENTIESLSSKKKQEDTEPSGEHRVKALNETSSTSDHLILEMNKYKILRPAPPKIGENNPTLPSEGITKAKKISLIGSVDPSALILRPLKPLKRILPDVIKSIMSSTPESSKTPCKTKVDSSSNGKLTQNENDTYNYFAHLHQSLCDMITQSVAETSEEVLRACLHDIEEQETPKLRSSVKSKNGTRTFEALKMSKSKEIWRNYGQVQQTLKKLLSYLESYIYSRTCPFPHVIRAGTIFIPIYLVKEKLFSSLKGVTIDQVFQEHKIELRPTTLSEEKKLQTELQLQRCSSRLIKLLSLKQLPEIYQDLLDVLWHSCVKIRLGEQSNENVKEATVAQNLADHSANENQRAQPCSTEIKTKTVANTACSKGKPDNGIATARHNAKLKKRKRKIRTPISSINCNYKFTDSSNSSQSFQKIRPKSVLHLEKKSCTPVNQDASIERSSKVCRPGSRKLRKREGVYNEKGFVKGNFERKGSTLVVQLNRVSVNEDDTGTNVSCSKRIKKSQMPIKKKNNGALRPTRSTSKVLHLRGSIVRLKFQKPRQTASCRNIVLKSIVAARKPLLTRTSQQLDKKITKSRSCGKHQGKEYPNLVGKRIRHLYEEKDKSESWYKGVVVRVHEKHQNPLETVYEVKYDTEPDWQYYLELLQDYEKGWLRVDD